A window of the Butyricimonas virosa genome harbors these coding sequences:
- a CDS encoding putative porin codes for MKNIFYTIICCLISLTSLAQSDFGYENPDGRDPREEGMQRDSTKEQRYVPHHRLTWKWVHDGVYKEFYQIDTLQDGLQNTNLIFKHSVSNTYLGNFPAPYVSDIYILRPRGEDFLPQDRLRDYFFKPEDALDYNTTTPFTQLSYFNGGGRGKTEDWLDVWHIQNIRPYWNAGFRYNLISSDGAYSYQKSKTYNFSFFSSYEKDRMAVSMFINQNMAHITENGGIENLADIRDTSLDPKVVGTRLAMEPKNNLMNFNFKALAQYNIGNPKEIITQKDSATIDTTITYPMKFALALKAEDNRYSFKEESVEEGFFSDTTYISKQGNSDMIKNRKYEIDAKFILNEHPKYKYLPGVYAGLKFKYLSYDQRVSLDTINNRGTSKYTGTYLTAGTFNMDSTTMFNFDIWGSFCLAGDYSADYSLEGRIIQYLNKGRNSSVTVHALLETQTPNHYYLQYQGNHNQWKNSFDKIHAYNLRGHYTNKRLRTEVGVALNNTKNYIYFDTTAMPRQYDGNLMVFTAWAKQIFRLGHFYFDQKVYYQVTNKEKILPLPQVALHSHNYYQNRFFKQALGFQIGIDLFYNTSFYANAYDPAIMQFYNQEIEKTGNYPKMDVFVTLNIKRADLFVKYEHFNEFFGSRDYFSAYTYPINPAKVKFGIRWNFFD; via the coding sequence ATGAAAAATATATTTTATACCATAATATGCTGTCTGATTTCACTCACATCGTTAGCCCAGAGTGATTTCGGTTACGAAAACCCCGATGGAAGGGATCCCCGGGAAGAAGGAATGCAACGTGATTCCACGAAAGAACAACGTTACGTTCCGCATCATCGTTTAACTTGGAAATGGGTACACGACGGTGTGTATAAAGAATTTTACCAGATTGATACACTTCAAGACGGGCTACAAAATACAAACTTGATATTCAAACACAGTGTTTCCAATACATACCTGGGAAACTTCCCGGCACCTTACGTATCGGACATTTACATCCTGCGTCCCCGAGGAGAAGATTTCTTACCGCAAGATCGGCTAAGAGATTATTTTTTTAAACCGGAAGACGCGTTAGATTACAACACTACCACGCCTTTCACACAATTAAGTTATTTCAACGGCGGGGGCCGGGGAAAAACAGAGGACTGGCTGGACGTGTGGCACATTCAGAACATACGCCCCTATTGGAATGCCGGATTCCGGTATAACCTCATTTCATCGGATGGAGCCTATTCTTATCAAAAATCCAAAACTTACAATTTTTCTTTTTTCAGTTCATACGAGAAAGACCGGATGGCAGTATCCATGTTCATAAACCAGAACATGGCACACATCACAGAGAATGGTGGTATCGAAAACCTAGCCGATATCCGGGATACCTCGCTTGATCCCAAAGTTGTCGGTACACGGCTTGCCATGGAGCCAAAGAACAACCTTATGAATTTCAATTTCAAGGCTCTGGCGCAATACAATATCGGTAATCCCAAGGAAATCATCACGCAAAAAGATAGTGCCACGATAGACACCACGATAACCTATCCCATGAAATTTGCCTTGGCCCTCAAAGCAGAGGACAATCGTTACTCGTTCAAAGAAGAGAGTGTCGAAGAAGGATTTTTCTCTGATACTACCTACATTAGTAAACAGGGAAATTCCGATATGATCAAAAACCGGAAATATGAAATCGACGCCAAATTCATCTTGAATGAACATCCCAAATATAAATATTTACCGGGCGTATATGCCGGACTTAAATTCAAATACCTGAGTTACGATCAACGGGTCTCGCTGGACACGATTAATAACAGGGGAACCAGCAAATACACCGGGACATACCTGACAGCCGGAACCTTTAACATGGACAGTACCACCATGTTTAATTTCGACATCTGGGGAAGTTTTTGCCTGGCCGGAGATTATTCTGCCGACTATTCATTAGAAGGACGAATTATCCAGTACTTGAATAAAGGGAGAAATTCCTCCGTCACCGTCCACGCCTTGCTGGAAACGCAAACCCCGAATCACTACTATCTCCAGTACCAGGGGAACCACAATCAATGGAAGAATAGTTTTGACAAGATACACGCCTACAATTTACGAGGGCATTACACGAATAAACGCCTTCGAACAGAAGTCGGGGTGGCCCTCAACAACACGAAGAACTATATTTATTTCGACACAACCGCTATGCCCCGTCAATATGATGGAAACCTTATGGTATTCACGGCATGGGCAAAACAAATATTCCGACTAGGACATTTCTACTTCGACCAGAAAGTATACTACCAAGTGACCAACAAGGAAAAGATATTACCATTACCCCAAGTAGCACTTCACTCGCACAATTACTACCAGAACCGCTTTTTTAAACAAGCTTTGGGTTTCCAGATCGGTATCGACTTGTTCTACAACACCTCGTTCTATGCTAATGCGTACGATCCGGCAATCATGCAGTTCTACAACCAGGAAATCGAGAAAACCGGAAACTATCCGAAAATGGATGTATTCGTCACGTTAAATATAAAACGAGCCGACTTGTTTGTTAAATACGAACACTTTAACGAATTCTTTGGCAGCAGGGATTATTTCTCGGCATACACCTATCCAATCAACCCGGCAAAAGTGAAATTCGGTATCCGGTGGAACTTCTTTGACTAG
- a CDS encoding YitT family protein, which produces MKVTKEKLMSEIRAYLLITFGLLIYTFAVTAFLAPHRMVGGGVTGISTIIYFLSGEVIPIGYSYFVINFLLVAIAIKILGPRFGFKTIYAIFMSSFLLSVFQNLIHEPLLEDKFMCAVISGIMCGAGIGISLVNGGSTAGTDIVAMIINKYRNISPGKIIMYIDVFIIGCSYFIGEDTVIDPTAKIATIIYGYVVMGVNSYTIDLVFTGQMQSVQFLIFSQKYEDVANSITRDLRRGVTVVDCQGWYTGEARKMLIVVARKSEMQNIMRVTKMVDPDAFLTMNTVMGVYGRGFDTLKI; this is translated from the coding sequence ATGAAAGTTACAAAGGAGAAGTTGATGAGTGAAATCCGGGCGTATCTGTTGATCACGTTCGGTTTGTTGATATACACGTTCGCCGTGACGGCATTTTTGGCTCCGCATCGCATGGTCGGTGGTGGAGTGACCGGTATTTCAACAATTATTTATTTCCTTTCCGGAGAGGTGATTCCGATCGGGTATAGCTATTTCGTGATCAACTTTTTGTTGGTGGCGATTGCTATCAAGATTCTGGGACCTCGTTTTGGTTTTAAGACCATTTACGCTATTTTCATGAGTTCTTTCTTGTTGAGTGTGTTTCAGAACCTGATACACGAACCTCTGCTGGAAGATAAATTCATGTGTGCCGTGATTTCCGGTATCATGTGTGGTGCGGGGATCGGTATTTCTCTGGTGAACGGGGGAAGTACTGCCGGTACGGATATTGTTGCCATGATTATCAACAAGTACCGGAATATCAGTCCTGGTAAAATTATCATGTATATCGATGTGTTTATCATCGGATGTAGTTACTTTATTGGGGAGGATACCGTGATAGATCCCACGGCAAAAATAGCCACTATTATCTATGGTTACGTGGTGATGGGGGTTAACTCCTACACGATTGATTTGGTGTTCACGGGACAGATGCAATCGGTACAATTCCTTATATTTTCCCAAAAATACGAGGATGTGGCGAATTCCATTACTCGTGATTTGCGACGCGGTGTTACCGTGGTGGATTGTCAGGGATGGTACACCGGAGAGGCTCGTAAGATGTTGATTGTCGTAGCTCGTAAGAGCGAAATGCAAAATATTATGCGTGTAACGAAAATGGTTGATCCTGATGCGTTCTTGACGATGAATACCGTTATGGGAGTTTATGGTCGGGGATTCGATACGCTGAAAATCTGA
- a CDS encoding glutamine--tRNA ligase/YqeY domain fusion protein encodes MDKNHLVEEEGEGKSLNFIEQIIEEELAEGKNGGRVHTRFPPEPNGYLHIGHATSICLNFGLATEYQGKCNLRFDDTNPSKEDVEYIDSIQQDIQWLGFQWEGEPHFASDYFQQLYDWAEKLILEGKAYVDDQPAEVISAQRMTPTEPGVNSPYRDRTPEENLDLFRRMKNGEFQAGEKVLRAKIDMASSNMLMRDPIMYRIMHVAHHRTGDKWCIYPMYDFTHGQSDYLEGITHSICTLEFEVHRPLYNWFLDQLIDTEYRPRQIEFARRNLSYTVMSKRRLLELVQKGIVAGWDDPRMPTITGLRRAGYTPESIRNFAEKVGVARREIVVDMALLEFCVREHLNKIAPRVMAVLDPVRVVIDNYPEGQTETVEIENNPEDETAGTRMVPFSRELYIERDDFMENAPKKFFRMTLGNEVRLKGAYIVKCESVEKDAEGNITTIHCTYDADTRSGTGSASNRKVKGTLHWVSAPDAIEAEVRLYDRLFKDPDPAGHKDVDFKEFLNENSLKVLTGCKLEPSLKEAKEGDRFQFQRLGYFCVDKDSKPGALVFNRTVGLKDTWAKQNN; translated from the coding sequence ATGGATAAAAATCATCTCGTGGAAGAAGAAGGTGAAGGTAAATCATTAAACTTCATCGAACAGATTATTGAAGAGGAGTTGGCCGAGGGAAAGAATGGCGGTCGGGTACATACTCGCTTCCCGCCGGAACCGAATGGGTACCTACATATCGGGCATGCAACTTCTATATGCTTGAACTTCGGATTAGCAACCGAATACCAGGGAAAATGTAACCTGCGTTTTGATGACACGAATCCCTCGAAAGAGGATGTCGAATATATTGATTCCATACAACAAGATATTCAATGGTTAGGTTTCCAATGGGAAGGAGAACCGCATTTTGCATCTGATTATTTTCAACAGTTATATGACTGGGCTGAAAAACTGATTCTGGAGGGAAAGGCTTACGTGGATGATCAGCCGGCAGAAGTGATCAGTGCTCAACGTATGACTCCCACTGAACCCGGAGTAAATAGTCCTTACCGGGATCGGACTCCGGAAGAGAATTTGGATTTATTCCGCCGGATGAAAAACGGTGAGTTCCAAGCCGGAGAGAAAGTTCTGCGAGCAAAAATAGATATGGCATCTTCTAATATGCTGATGCGTGACCCGATCATGTATCGTATTATGCACGTGGCTCATCACAGAACCGGGGATAAATGGTGTATTTACCCGATGTATGATTTCACGCATGGTCAGAGCGATTATCTGGAAGGTATTACGCATTCTATATGTACGTTGGAGTTCGAGGTGCACCGTCCTCTGTATAACTGGTTTCTGGATCAGTTGATTGACACAGAGTATCGTCCCCGGCAGATTGAGTTTGCCCGTCGTAACTTGAGTTACACGGTGATGAGTAAACGTCGTTTGCTGGAACTCGTTCAGAAGGGAATTGTGGCAGGTTGGGATGATCCCCGTATGCCGACGATTACCGGGTTGAGGCGTGCAGGATATACCCCTGAATCTATCCGTAATTTTGCAGAGAAGGTGGGGGTTGCCCGTCGGGAGATCGTGGTAGATATGGCTTTATTGGAATTCTGTGTTCGGGAGCATTTGAATAAGATTGCTCCCCGCGTGATGGCCGTATTGGACCCGGTTCGGGTGGTGATTGACAATTATCCGGAAGGACAGACCGAAACCGTGGAAATCGAGAATAATCCGGAAGACGAAACGGCTGGAACGAGGATGGTTCCTTTTTCTCGTGAACTATATATCGAACGGGATGATTTTATGGAGAATGCTCCGAAAAAATTCTTCCGGATGACTTTGGGTAATGAGGTTCGCTTGAAAGGTGCTTATATCGTGAAGTGTGAAAGCGTGGAGAAGGATGCGGAGGGAAATATCACGACAATTCATTGTACGTATGATGCGGATACCCGTAGCGGTACCGGATCGGCAAGTAACCGGAAGGTGAAAGGTACTTTGCATTGGGTGTCAGCCCCGGACGCTATCGAGGCGGAAGTGCGTTTGTATGATCGATTGTTTAAAGATCCGGACCCCGCCGGACATAAAGATGTGGATTTCAAGGAATTCTTGAATGAAAACTCATTAAAAGTTTTGACGGGATGTAAGTTGGAGCCGAGTTTGAAGGAGGCGAAAGAAGGTGACCGTTTCCAATTCCAACGTCTGGGATATTTCTGCGTGGATAAAGATTCCAAGCCGGGAGCGCTGGTGTTTAACCGGACTGTTGGTTTGAAAGATACGTGGGCAAAACAAAATAATTAA
- a CDS encoding S-ribosylhomocysteine lyase, which translates to MEKIPSFTIDHLRLLRGIYVSRKDYLGDQVVTTFDIRMKEPNREPVLGQGELHTIEHLAATYLRNHKEWGDKIVFWGPMGCCTGNYFLMKGDLESRDIVELMRETFRFIRDFEGELPGVAAKDCGNYLLHNLPMAKYEAAKYLSEVLDVIEEKNLIYPM; encoded by the coding sequence ATGGAAAAAATACCGAGTTTTACGATTGATCACCTGCGCTTGTTGAGGGGAATTTATGTTTCCCGTAAAGACTATTTAGGCGATCAGGTGGTCACGACGTTTGATATACGCATGAAGGAACCGAACCGGGAACCCGTTTTGGGGCAGGGGGAGTTACATACGATAGAGCATCTGGCGGCGACCTATTTGCGTAATCATAAGGAGTGGGGTGACAAGATCGTGTTTTGGGGACCCATGGGATGTTGTACGGGAAATTACTTTTTGATGAAAGGTGACTTGGAGTCCCGTGACATCGTGGAGTTAATGCGGGAAACCTTCCGTTTTATCCGGGATTTCGAGGGAGAACTTCCCGGTGTTGCCGCTAAAGATTGTGGTAATTATTTGTTACACAATTTGCCTATGGCAAAATACGAGGCTGCGAAATATCTTTCCGAAGTGTTAGATGTGATTGAGGAGAAGAATTTGATATATCCAATGTAA
- a CDS encoding 5'-methylthioadenosine/adenosylhomocysteine nucleosidase: MRRIGIIVAMTSEYGLVKSLLEQTKEESVCGLLFTEGHIGNVEVILVKSGIGKVCAAVGTMEMIQHYTPDIIVNTGVAGGIDPLTQVMDIVVGENMVYHDVWCGEGNEYGQVQGLPARFVSDKELCKLALSVAHEGNVYGGLICSGDKFITDKEELTEIKKRFPEGMAVDMESCAIAQVCYMCGVPFLSYRIISDTPGVKDHYKQYLNFWEEAPKRSFEMIKVLIKVLSEE; this comes from the coding sequence ATGAGAAGGATCGGAATAATTGTGGCCATGACGTCCGAATATGGATTGGTGAAATCATTATTGGAACAGACAAAAGAGGAATCTGTTTGCGGGCTTCTTTTCACGGAAGGACATATCGGGAACGTGGAGGTTATCTTGGTTAAAAGCGGTATTGGAAAGGTATGTGCTGCTGTCGGTACGATGGAAATGATACAGCATTACACACCGGATATTATTGTCAATACCGGGGTAGCGGGAGGGATAGATCCCTTGACACAAGTGATGGATATTGTTGTGGGCGAGAATATGGTTTATCATGACGTTTGGTGTGGGGAAGGAAATGAATATGGTCAGGTGCAAGGTTTGCCGGCTCGTTTTGTTTCGGATAAGGAGTTGTGTAAATTGGCATTGTCTGTTGCTCATGAGGGTAATGTTTACGGTGGTTTGATATGTAGCGGGGATAAGTTTATTACCGATAAAGAGGAGTTGACGGAGATCAAAAAACGTTTTCCGGAAGGAATGGCGGTAGACATGGAATCATGTGCCATTGCACAAGTTTGCTATATGTGTGGGGTTCCATTCTTGAGCTATCGTATTATCAGTGATACTCCCGGGGTAAAAGATCATTACAAACAATATTTGAATTTTTGGGAAGAGGCACCTAAACGTTCTTTTGAAATGATTAAAGTGTTGATTAAAGTCTTATCAGAAGAATAA
- a CDS encoding metal ABC transporter ATP-binding protein — protein MNELLELKGITAGYEQTVVLRDVNLTIREHDFIGIIGPNGGGKTTLLKVILGLLKPFSGGIVYHVTKQSLFGYLPQNSRFDARFPISVKEVVLSGLMSEKGIFKGYTKADREKVDDLLETYGMGGFGNRPIGELSGGQMQRVFLCRAIISSPKILILDEPSTYVDANFENEFYSVLGELNKTMSIVMVSHDLGTICSYVKTIACVNGGLHYHESNLITPEQLKLYNCPIELISHGTVPHRVLLKHDRTIEN, from the coding sequence ATGAATGAACTTCTGGAGTTAAAAGGGATTACAGCGGGATACGAGCAGACGGTCGTGTTGCGGGACGTAAATCTTACCATTCGGGAACATGATTTTATCGGGATCATCGGACCGAACGGGGGAGGGAAAACAACTTTATTGAAGGTGATTTTGGGATTGCTAAAACCTTTCTCCGGTGGAATTGTTTATCATGTTACGAAACAATCGTTGTTTGGTTATTTGCCTCAGAACAGCCGTTTTGATGCAAGATTTCCGATTAGCGTGAAAGAGGTCGTCTTGTCCGGTTTGATGTCGGAGAAGGGAATTTTTAAGGGTTACACGAAGGCTGATCGGGAAAAGGTGGATGATCTTTTAGAAACATACGGAATGGGAGGTTTCGGAAATCGCCCGATAGGAGAGCTTTCCGGAGGACAGATGCAGAGGGTATTCCTGTGTCGAGCTATTATTTCTTCCCCGAAAATTCTTATTCTGGATGAGCCTTCTACTTACGTGGATGCGAATTTTGAGAACGAATTCTATTCCGTGTTGGGCGAGTTGAACAAAACGATGAGTATCGTGATGGTTTCTCACGATTTGGGAACAATCTGCTCTTACGTGAAGACGATAGCCTGCGTAAATGGCGGCTTGCATTATCATGAATCAAATTTGATCACGCCGGAACAATTGAAATTATATAATTGTCCGATTGAATTGATCTCTCACGGTACGGTACCTCATCGGGTGTTGTTGAAACACGATCGTACAATTGAAAATTGA
- a CDS encoding metal ABC transporter solute-binding protein, Zn/Mn family has protein sequence MKIGIIVVLIALLTACGENKDKERTISVSILPQRYFVERIAGDYVKVNVMIPPGANPAVSDLSTEQLKALHNSSVYFAVGYLPFELSNLYPFLETQKNMLLVKQSVGMDLEQGACNHDHGDGHQHDHGSHDGNFDPHVWMSPRYAEMMARTILDVLAAKFPDQRETFEKNYRQFRVEIDSIDQAARRIIPKKENKTFLIYHPALTYFAKDYGMEQISIEDEGKEPNPSHLKAVIDSCRTKGIKIVFIQNQFDVDNAKAIAKEIDGEVIAIDPLSPDWKAEMCSLLGIIEQKMK, from the coding sequence ATGAAAATAGGAATTATAGTTGTTTTGATAGCCTTATTAACGGCTTGTGGGGAGAATAAAGACAAGGAGAGAACGATTAGCGTGAGTATTTTACCGCAGCGTTATTTCGTGGAGAGAATTGCGGGTGATTACGTGAAGGTGAACGTGATGATTCCACCGGGAGCGAATCCGGCGGTGAGTGATCTGAGTACGGAGCAGTTGAAGGCTTTACACAATAGCTCTGTTTATTTTGCTGTGGGATATTTGCCTTTCGAGTTGAGTAATTTGTATCCTTTTCTGGAAACGCAGAAAAATATGTTGCTTGTGAAGCAATCTGTCGGGATGGATTTGGAACAAGGAGCTTGTAATCATGATCACGGGGATGGGCATCAGCACGATCATGGTTCGCATGACGGGAATTTTGATCCTCACGTGTGGATGTCTCCCCGGTACGCGGAGATGATGGCTCGTACGATATTAGATGTGTTGGCGGCAAAGTTCCCCGATCAGCGGGAGACGTTTGAAAAGAACTATCGTCAGTTCCGGGTGGAGATTGATAGCATTGATCAGGCAGCCCGTCGGATTATTCCGAAAAAAGAGAATAAAACTTTTCTAATTTATCATCCGGCGCTGACTTATTTTGCCAAGGATTACGGGATGGAACAAATCTCTATTGAAGATGAGGGAAAGGAACCGAATCCTTCGCACTTGAAAGCGGTGATTGATTCTTGCCGGACTAAAGGAATAAAGATTGTTTTCATTCAGAATCAATTTGATGTGGACAATGCCAAGGCTATCGCCAAGGAGATTGATGGAGAGGTGATAGCCATAGACCCGTTGAGCCCGGACTGGAAGGCCGAGATGTGTTCTTTATTGGGTATCATTGAACAGAAAATGAAATAG
- a CDS encoding transglycosylase SLT domain-containing protein, whose product MYIIRVVTYTLSLLFCFVSCKTKQEEPLIIPEPGRLEQIDQRGVLNVCSYYNTTDYYVYKGIPKGFHYELVKDFADYLGVKLNIEVNTNIDESIQKLNEGKYDLIAMSLSVSNSRKEDVQFSQPLFTTSQVLVQHKSDTLIPSIQNLKGKEIFLQEGTFSTKFLQLLNDSLQLDLKITELEDVTFEDILLKIENGEIPYTVIDQNIAQIAAQYMKHIDYSFQLSPENPVAWAVTKKATLLDEEINNWLGAIKKSGKLNVLYNRYYKNSYITSLHNSKYYKLKNGVISSFDPIIKKEARAIGWDWRLLAAVIYQESGFDPEATSHLGAVGLMQVMPETSLQLGFEEYEEPKDNIHVGAYYLKYLENKFNKFDLDTLEQIKFTLAAYNAGLGHVLDAIRLAELYGKNPKVWDNNVDYFMLHKSQPEIYRDSVVRFGYCDGKQTFNFVNNIMENYTHYKNTIKK is encoded by the coding sequence ATGTATATAATAAGAGTTGTTACGTACACGCTGTCACTCTTATTTTGTTTCGTCTCGTGCAAAACAAAACAAGAAGAACCGCTGATTATACCAGAACCCGGAAGATTAGAACAAATAGATCAACGAGGGGTATTAAATGTTTGTAGCTACTACAACACGACAGACTACTATGTGTACAAGGGTATTCCCAAAGGATTCCATTACGAATTGGTAAAAGATTTCGCCGACTATTTGGGAGTAAAATTAAATATTGAGGTCAACACGAATATTGACGAAAGCATACAGAAACTCAATGAAGGCAAATATGACCTGATTGCCATGAGCCTCTCGGTCTCGAATTCCCGAAAAGAAGACGTGCAATTCAGCCAACCCCTATTCACCACCAGTCAAGTACTGGTGCAACATAAATCAGACACGCTGATCCCATCGATTCAAAATTTAAAAGGCAAAGAAATCTTTTTACAGGAAGGCACTTTCTCCACCAAATTCCTGCAACTATTAAACGATTCCTTGCAACTCGATTTGAAGATTACCGAACTGGAAGACGTCACGTTCGAAGATATTCTATTAAAAATAGAAAACGGGGAAATCCCCTATACGGTAATCGACCAAAACATAGCCCAAATCGCAGCCCAATACATGAAACATATTGATTATTCCTTTCAATTATCTCCCGAAAACCCTGTGGCTTGGGCTGTCACGAAAAAAGCGACCTTATTGGATGAGGAAATTAACAATTGGCTGGGCGCAATTAAAAAGAGTGGAAAATTAAACGTCTTGTACAATCGATATTACAAAAACAGTTACATCACATCACTACACAACTCCAAATATTACAAACTGAAAAATGGAGTTATCTCCAGCTTTGACCCGATCATCAAAAAAGAGGCTCGGGCAATCGGTTGGGACTGGCGCTTGTTGGCAGCCGTTATCTACCAAGAATCCGGTTTCGACCCGGAAGCCACTTCCCACCTTGGGGCTGTCGGTCTGATGCAAGTTATGCCGGAAACCTCCCTACAACTCGGATTCGAGGAATACGAAGAACCCAAAGACAATATTCACGTCGGGGCTTACTATCTAAAATACCTGGAAAACAAGTTCAACAAATTCGACCTCGACACGCTGGAACAAATTAAGTTCACTTTGGCTGCCTATAATGCAGGGCTGGGACACGTACTCGATGCTATCCGATTAGCCGAATTATACGGGAAAAACCCCAAAGTCTGGGATAACAACGTGGATTATTTCATGCTCCATAAATCCCAACCGGAAATATATCGGGATTCTGTTGTCCGTTTCGGCTATTGCGACGGGAAACAAACATTCAACTTCGTCAACAATATCATGGAAAACTATACTCATTATAAAAACACGATCAAAAAATAA
- a CDS encoding MBL fold metallo-hydrolase produces MKIKVFTNNPWQENTIVLYDETGEAVIIDCGCFSKEEGQRLKSFLVENQLIPVALLNTHLHIDHIFGNNFMLDEFGLSARAHEADSFWVEDAERYAAMLGVKGITPPPALGEYLKDGEVVKFGHSELKVIHVPGHSPGGLCFYSDKDKLLVAGDVLFQGSIGRADLPGGDMNQLLNGIREKLFVLPDDVRVIPGHGGFTTIGEEKRMNPFFQ; encoded by the coding sequence ATGAAAATTAAAGTATTTACAAATAATCCATGGCAAGAGAACACGATCGTGTTGTATGACGAGACAGGGGAGGCTGTGATTATTGATTGCGGTTGTTTTTCGAAGGAAGAAGGCCAACGTTTGAAGAGTTTCTTGGTGGAGAACCAGTTGATTCCGGTAGCATTGTTAAATACACATTTGCATATCGATCATATTTTCGGGAATAATTTCATGCTGGATGAATTTGGGCTATCAGCCCGGGCGCATGAGGCGGATTCGTTTTGGGTAGAAGATGCCGAAAGATATGCGGCTATGTTAGGTGTGAAAGGAATTACCCCGCCACCGGCTTTGGGGGAATACCTGAAAGATGGGGAGGTCGTGAAGTTCGGACATTCGGAATTGAAGGTGATTCATGTCCCGGGACACTCTCCGGGAGGGCTTTGCTTTTATAGTGACAAGGATAAATTACTGGTTGCCGGGGATGTTTTGTTCCAAGGAAGTATCGGCCGGGCTGATTTGCCGGGTGGGGATATGAATCAGTTGTTGAATGGTATCCGGGAAAAATTGTTTGTATTACCCGATGATGTTCGTGTCATTCCCGGGCATGGAGGATTCACGACGATCGGGGAAGAAAAAAGAATGAATCCATTTTTTCAATAG